The sequence TTGCATGCAAACATGCACATACAGacacgcatacacacatacacacaccacaagCTCACTAAATATTCATTTCAGGTGGTCATATCCCATGCGTGATCTATTAATCTTGAAGCTTTTCTTGGTGGACTAGGTGAGACCTCATGGACCACTCCATCTGGGTGGGCAACCACACTGGACAGTTGGATTTCATCCTTGTGGGCATCTTCAGTCAATCCAAGCACCCAGCTCTCCTTTGTATggttatttctgtcattttcctgATGGCCTTGTCTGGAAATAGCATCATGATCTTTCTTATACATTCTGATGCCCACCtacacacccccatgtactttttcatCAGCCAGCTGTCTCTCATGGACATGATGTACATTTCTGTTACTGTGCCCAAGATGCTTATGGACCAGATTCTGGGTGTGAATAAGATTTCAGCCCCTGAATGTGGAATGCAGATGTTTCTCTATCTGACACTAGGAGGTTCAGAATATTTCCTTTTGGCTGCCATGGCTTATGACCGGTATGTGGCCATCTGTCATCCACTCCATTATTCTGCTCTCATGAACCATAAGGTGTGGCTCCTCTTGGTGTCTGGCTGCTGGTTCCTGGGATTGGTGGATGGCTTTATGCTCACACCCATCACCATGACCTTCCCCTTCTGCAGATCCCGGGAGATCCATCATTTCTTCTGTGAGGTCCCTGCTGTAATGAAGCTTTCCTGCTCAGACACATCCCTCTATGAGGCACTCATGTACCTGTGCTGTGTCCTCATGCTCCTCATCCCTGTGACAGTCATTTCAAGCTCTTATACTTTCATCATCCTCACCATCCATAGGATGAATTCAGAAGAGGGCAGAAAGAAGGCCTTCACCACTTGTTCTTCCCACATGACTGTGGTCACCCTCTTTTATGGGGCTGCCGTCTACACCTACATGCTCCCCAGTTCCTACCACACCCCTGAGAAGGACATGGTTGTGTCTGTCTTTTACACCATACTCACTCCTGTGCTAAACCCTTTAATCTATAGTCTTAGGAATAAAGATGTCACAGGAGCtctaaagaaaatgttga is a genomic window of Hippopotamus amphibius kiboko isolate mHipAmp2 chromosome 15, mHipAmp2.hap2, whole genome shotgun sequence containing:
- the LOC130837039 gene encoding olfactory receptor 2T29-like encodes the protein MDHSIWVGNHTGQLDFILVGIFSQSKHPALLCMVISVIFLMALSGNSIMIFLIHSDAHLHTPMYFFISQLSLMDMMYISVTVPKMLMDQILGVNKISAPECGMQMFLYLTLGGSEYFLLAAMAYDRYVAICHPLHYSALMNHKVWLLLVSGCWFLGLVDGFMLTPITMTFPFCRSREIHHFFCEVPAVMKLSCSDTSLYEALMYLCCVLMLLIPVTVISSSYTFIILTIHRMNSEEGRKKAFTTCSSHMTVVTLFYGAAVYTYMLPSSYHTPEKDMVVSVFYTILTPVLNPLIYSLRNKDVTGALKKMLKVGSVFQRTVK